The proteins below come from a single Candidatus Chlamydia sanziniae genomic window:
- a CDS encoding secretin N-terminal domain-containing protein, translated as MKIVTLNIGRKILQVIIKKKKKIGILSALFLLDLVLLGVSSQKLPESSENPKRSSNNLSHKDKEFISACPKTRERTTTSTRKIFSGHGDKGSIPSKIFSRKETQNVKNSGKDSGSIFPARPTLFGSGEEKKRTMDIRPGQMLGIRKIPRIPPKKEEAQAVPEISDEQREKLQLWEDKQNYARRAVNAINFNIKKQLEKNAATVHHEHEKQPRQETTTECSSIPTDSQVSIETVATSLEKKDQEVKKTPQQPIQHISCEDLKDNGYTVNFEDISVLELLQFVSKISGTNFVFDSNDLQFNVTIVSHDPTSVDDLSTILLQVLKMHDLKVVEQGNNVLIYRNPHLSKLSTVVTDGSTSETCEAVVVTRIFRLYSVSPSAAVSIIQPLLSHDAIVSASEATRHIIVSDIASNVEKVGELLIALDSPSTSMDMSEYEVQYANPVALVSYCQDVLRTMVEDEAFQIFVQPGTNKIFIVSSPHLTHRAMQLLKSLDVPEMAHTLDDVANPGFALNSSGAASPKSLRFFMYKLKYQNGAAIAEAIQDIGYNLYVTTAMDEDFINTLNSIQWLDVNNSIVVIGSQANVDRVVSLLNGLDLPPKQVYIEVLILDTSLEKSWDFGVQWVALGDEQSKVAYASGLLSNTGITTPIKNTAPPNLPSPNSIPLPTPGQLTGFSDMLTSSSAFGLGIIGNVISHKGKSFLTLGGLLSALDQDGDTVIVLNPRIMAQDTQPASFFVGQTIPYQTTSTVIQETGSVTQNIEYEDIGVNLVVTSTVAPNNVVTLQIEQTISELQSLQGTLTPVTDKTYAATRLQIPDGCFLVMSGHIRDKVTKVISGVPLLNSIPLIRGLFSRTIDQRQKRNIMMFIKPKVISSFEEGTLLTNKEGYRYNWEAERGSMQIAPRHAPECQRTPVLQEESDFKVLEIEA; from the coding sequence GTGAAAATTGTGACATTAAACATTGGAAGAAAAATCTTACAGGTCATCATTAAGAAAAAAAAGAAAATTGGTATTTTAAGTGCTTTATTTCTTTTGGACCTGGTTTTACTTGGCGTAAGCTCGCAAAAATTACCGGAGTCTTCGGAAAATCCTAAACGATCCTCTAACAATTTATCGCATAAAGATAAGGAATTCATCTCTGCATGTCCTAAAACTAGGGAACGCACTACAACATCCACGCGTAAAATTTTTAGTGGCCACGGAGACAAGGGGAGTATACCTTCGAAAATCTTCTCACGTAAAGAAACGCAAAATGTAAAAAATTCTGGTAAAGATTCCGGTTCTATATTTCCTGCGCGCCCCACACTTTTTGGCAGCGGTGAAGAAAAAAAAAGAACTATGGATATTCGTCCTGGGCAGATGTTGGGGATAAGAAAGATTCCTCGTATACCACCAAAAAAAGAAGAAGCTCAGGCAGTTCCTGAAATTTCTGATGAACAGCGTGAGAAACTCCAGCTCTGGGAAGACAAACAAAACTATGCCCGTCGTGCTGTAAATGCAATAAATTTTAACATAAAAAAACAACTCGAAAAAAATGCAGCCACTGTACATCACGAACATGAAAAACAACCCAGACAAGAAACTACAACAGAGTGCTCTTCAATACCCACGGATTCTCAAGTTTCGATAGAAACTGTTGCAACTTCTCTCGAAAAAAAGGACCAGGAAGTAAAAAAAACACCACAACAGCCTATTCAGCATATTTCTTGTGAGGATCTCAAAGATAACGGGTACACTGTCAATTTTGAAGATATTTCTGTTTTGGAGCTTTTGCAATTTGTCAGTAAAATCTCTGGTACGAATTTTGTTTTTGATAGTAATGACTTGCAGTTCAATGTCACTATTGTTTCACATGACCCTACCTCAGTAGATGATCTCTCAACGATTCTTCTACAAGTGCTAAAAATGCATGATTTAAAAGTCGTAGAGCAAGGGAATAACGTTCTTATCTATCGTAATCCTCACTTATCTAAACTCTCTACAGTGGTCACGGACGGCTCTACAAGTGAAACTTGTGAGGCGGTCGTTGTCACTCGGATATTTCGCCTTTATAGTGTGAGTCCTTCAGCAGCTGTGAGCATCATCCAACCTTTGCTTTCTCATGACGCTATAGTGAGTGCTTCAGAAGCAACTCGCCATATCATAGTTTCTGATATTGCTAGCAATGTTGAAAAAGTAGGTGAATTGCTCATAGCTTTGGATAGTCCCAGCACTTCCATGGATATGTCTGAGTATGAGGTGCAATATGCAAATCCTGTGGCTCTTGTAAGTTATTGTCAGGATGTTCTTAGAACAATGGTCGAAGACGAAGCGTTTCAAATTTTTGTTCAACCAGGAACGAACAAAATCTTTATAGTATCTTCACCGCACCTTACGCATAGGGCCATGCAACTTTTGAAGTCTTTGGACGTACCTGAAATGGCACACACCTTAGATGACGTTGCTAATCCCGGCTTTGCTTTGAATAGCTCGGGAGCTGCAAGCCCTAAAAGTCTTCGTTTTTTTATGTACAAACTGAAATATCAAAATGGCGCAGCAATAGCAGAGGCAATCCAAGATATTGGGTACAACTTATATGTAACCACAGCTATGGACGAGGATTTTATAAATACACTGAATAGTATTCAGTGGTTGGATGTTAATAATTCTATAGTTGTCATTGGTAGCCAAGCAAATGTGGATAGAGTAGTGAGCCTGCTTAATGGCTTAGACTTGCCTCCTAAACAGGTGTATATTGAAGTTCTAATTTTAGATACGAGCTTAGAAAAGTCTTGGGATTTTGGAGTTCAATGGGTAGCACTTGGAGATGAACAAAGCAAAGTTGCTTATGCTTCAGGATTGCTAAGCAACACAGGAATTACGACTCCTATTAAAAATACTGCACCTCCGAATCTTCCTAGTCCTAACTCTATTCCTTTGCCTACACCAGGTCAACTTACAGGATTTTCGGATATGTTGACTTCCTCTTCAGCATTTGGCTTAGGAATTATTGGTAATGTGATTAGCCATAAAGGGAAGTCTTTTCTAACGTTAGGTGGGTTACTGAGCGCTTTAGACCAGGATGGCGATACTGTCATTGTTTTGAATCCAAGAATTATGGCTCAGGATACGCAGCCCGCATCCTTTTTTGTTGGCCAAACCATTCCTTATCAAACGACAAGTACAGTTATCCAGGAGACTGGCTCGGTTACGCAAAATATCGAATATGAAGATATTGGAGTCAATTTAGTGGTGACCTCTACGGTTGCTCCTAATAATGTGGTGACTTTGCAAATAGAACAAACAATATCGGAACTTCAATCTCTTCAGGGGACGCTCACACCCGTAACAGATAAGACTTACGCCGCTACGCGTTTGCAAATTCCCGATGGTTGTTTTTTAGTGATGAGTGGTCATATTAGAGATAAAGTAACAAAAGTTATCTCAGGAGTCCCCCTCTTGAACTCGATACCTTTAATTCGTGGTTTATTTAGCCGTACTATAGATCAAAGGCAAAAACGTAATATCATGATGTTTATAAAGCCTAAGGTGATTAGCAGCTTTGAAGAGGGCACCCTACTCACGAATAAAGAAGGCTATAGGTATAATTGGGAAGCAGAACGAGGCTCTATGCAGATAGCCCCTCGTCATGCTCCTGAGTGTCAGCGCACTCCTGTGCTACAAGAGGAAAGTGATTTTAAAGTGCTGGAAATAGAAGCCTAA
- a CDS encoding serine/threonine protein kinase: protein MDCQHGIPLFETQVIGGYHIKKVLSKKAGSAVFQASHPNISDSVAIKVFSPCGAVNSRRIQSFLKEARIISQITHPNIVNFYHYGKWENYLYIAMEYVEGISLRNYILSQFISLPRALEIIIDVAYAVEHLHSRNILHKDIKPENILIKLYEGIKLIDFGLAVCKDETNSCPPGVLGTPYYMSPEQWQGEPSSPASDIYALGLLAYELILGNLSLGKVHLSLIPERIGKILAKALQPLPKARYPSVQQLIADLNYYRLSGEMHKDLRKKDYNSTLCEQLQKQQVWLSPEKLMLPDFVSGALYKQGYPTCPYVYYDTFITGDVLNVWLSYSPTSNGVLALSVVKTLVSQQFFQQPFLEKICKINEQLIRLQVPLDDMGISLLYLAIPKEKYELTWIACGKTVFWLKKQGKVFRNYESFSPGLGKINSLQIRETKVAWEIGDEAVLHTLQTDETSTFLQASTLVELKDRRQMAIFCPIESMCCKMQNNVNENLSLSTLISLKRIR, encoded by the coding sequence ATGGATTGTCAACATGGCATCCCTCTTTTCGAAACTCAAGTTATAGGTGGATATCATATTAAAAAGGTGTTAAGCAAAAAGGCCGGCAGTGCTGTATTTCAAGCTTCACATCCAAATATCTCTGATTCCGTAGCGATAAAAGTCTTCTCTCCTTGTGGCGCTGTTAATAGTCGACGCATTCAGAGCTTCCTTAAGGAAGCGCGTATTATTAGTCAAATCACCCATCCGAACATTGTCAATTTTTATCATTATGGAAAATGGGAGAACTACTTATACATTGCCATGGAGTATGTCGAAGGAATTTCCCTAAGGAATTATATCCTGTCGCAATTCATCTCACTTCCTCGTGCCTTGGAAATTATCATCGATGTTGCGTATGCTGTCGAACATCTCCATAGTAGGAATATCCTACATAAAGATATCAAACCTGAAAATATTTTAATTAAATTGTATGAGGGGATAAAACTCATAGATTTTGGATTGGCAGTTTGTAAAGATGAAACAAACTCTTGTCCTCCCGGAGTTTTAGGGACTCCGTATTATATGAGTCCTGAACAGTGGCAAGGCGAACCTAGTTCACCAGCTTCTGATATTTATGCTTTAGGTTTATTAGCTTATGAGTTGATTCTTGGGAATCTCTCTTTAGGGAAAGTACATCTCTCCTTAATTCCTGAGAGAATCGGGAAGATCCTTGCTAAAGCGTTACAACCTTTGCCAAAAGCACGTTATCCTTCGGTACAACAGTTGATTGCTGATCTGAACTATTATCGTCTTTCAGGAGAAATGCATAAGGATTTGCGTAAGAAAGATTATAATTCAACGTTATGTGAGCAATTACAGAAGCAACAAGTATGGCTTTCTCCAGAAAAATTGATGCTCCCTGATTTTGTTTCCGGGGCTCTCTATAAGCAAGGATATCCTACGTGTCCTTATGTTTATTATGATACTTTTATTACAGGAGATGTTTTAAATGTTTGGCTGAGTTATAGTCCAACAAGTAATGGAGTTTTAGCATTGTCTGTTGTGAAAACTTTGGTTTCGCAACAATTTTTTCAACAACCCTTTTTAGAAAAAATTTGTAAAATTAATGAGCAATTAATTCGACTGCAAGTGCCTCTCGATGACATGGGAATTTCTTTGTTATACCTCGCTATCCCAAAAGAAAAATATGAACTTACTTGGATAGCTTGTGGGAAAACTGTTTTCTGGCTAAAAAAACAAGGGAAGGTCTTTCGAAATTATGAGAGTTTTTCCCCAGGCTTAGGGAAAATTAATTCTTTACAAATTCGAGAAACCAAGGTTGCATGGGAAATAGGCGATGAAGCAGTATTGCATACCTTACAAACAGACGAAACTTCTACATTCTTGCAAGCTTCAACACTCGTAGAGTTGAAAGATAGAAGGCAAATGGCTATATTCTGTCCTATAGAGAGCATGTGCTGTAAAATGCAAAACAATGTAAATGAAAATCTCTCTCTCTCAACGCTCATTAGCTTAAAAAGAATCCGGTGA
- the sctQ gene encoding type III secretion system cytoplasmic ring protein SctQ: MVVAAGPTAHWLKSRNDLLYSLGKMKEDVAVPPFPVEACVRKLKEKFRLEDVEVFIDFHGTLTTTQAVSEFGLHLLIQPMLVQPWDPGNFFFFTSEEDLQELMVAVFNDASLASYFYEKDKLLGFHYYFVAEACKLLEELEWGSSLAVKVAGDVRFTTQELETSYQIVDVTCRLDGHYARFRLLLPDATFQSCQKFFSELNQEFDVHNINQTQLLSMSVEIGYAQLAQEDWHQVVPGSFIVLDSCLYDPETEASGAFVTVQTQHFFGGRFLDTQFGDFKITSYSNLTPEEAPVAEDPKVPAAPLPGYSKLVVEIARYSLPVEEFLKLAPGSVLHLGVNPVRGIDIILDGAKVGRGEIISLGDVLGIRVLEV; this comes from the coding sequence ATGGTAGTAGCAGCCGGACCCACCGCACATTGGTTAAAATCTCGCAATGACTTGCTATATTCTTTAGGGAAGATGAAGGAGGATGTTGCTGTTCCTCCCTTCCCTGTAGAAGCTTGTGTGCGAAAGTTAAAAGAGAAATTTCGATTAGAAGATGTTGAAGTTTTTATAGACTTTCATGGAACTCTAACCACAACACAAGCCGTAAGTGAATTTGGTTTGCATTTATTAATACAACCCATGTTGGTACAGCCATGGGACCCAGGAAATTTCTTTTTCTTCACCTCAGAGGAAGACCTTCAAGAACTCATGGTTGCTGTTTTCAATGACGCTAGCTTAGCTTCCTACTTTTATGAAAAAGATAAACTGTTGGGTTTTCATTATTATTTTGTTGCTGAAGCTTGTAAGCTTCTAGAAGAACTTGAATGGGGATCCTCTTTAGCAGTAAAAGTTGCGGGAGATGTCAGATTTACAACCCAAGAACTAGAAACTTCATATCAAATTGTTGATGTCACTTGTCGACTTGACGGGCATTATGCCCGGTTTCGCTTGTTGTTGCCAGACGCTACTTTTCAAAGTTGTCAAAAATTTTTCTCCGAACTAAATCAAGAGTTTGATGTTCATAACATTAATCAAACACAACTCTTATCTATGTCTGTAGAAATAGGTTATGCTCAACTTGCACAAGAAGATTGGCATCAAGTAGTCCCTGGATCATTCATTGTGTTAGATAGCTGTCTCTATGATCCAGAAACAGAAGCTAGTGGAGCTTTTGTCACAGTACAAACACAACACTTCTTTGGAGGTCGTTTCCTAGATACGCAATTTGGAGATTTTAAAATTACTAGTTATTCTAACCTTACTCCTGAAGAGGCTCCTGTTGCTGAAGATCCTAAGGTTCCAGCGGCTCCTCTCCCGGGCTATAGTAAGCTCGTTGTTGAAATTGCTAGATACTCTCTTCCTGTTGAAGAATTCTTAAAACTTGCTCCAGGAAGTGTACTCCACTTAGGGGTCAATCCCGTACGAGGTATCGATATCATTTTAGATGGAGCTAAAGTCGGAAGGGGAGAAATCATTTCCTTAGGGGATGTTTTAGGTATTCGTGTCCTAGAGGTATAA
- a CDS encoding DUF5421 family protein, whose product MELNKTSESLYSSCKTDNSVQNNATARPEDHRDVKVFSLEGKQQSRQERTSNKTSGRTETRGHEDKGIEDTSTASKEENLEEQSEKFFTCENPTAGMAFVDMATPLVVENSMEIAPIAVSSIDFQWVENLILTTVESMIISEVNGEQLVELVLDNNVFVPEVFAGTNLTLVQSGSELSIKFSNFMDATQMKDAAELVMNNPTQLSTLMSTLKQRQLTLSEFSVGSQVVQLPKLEEIQTPLHMIAATMRHQDEEKDQQDQREQQGEQRDQETTQKIKEVRL is encoded by the coding sequence ATGGAATTAAATAAAACATCAGAGTCGCTGTACAGTAGTTGTAAAACAGACAATTCCGTGCAGAATAATGCGACTGCTAGGCCAGAAGATCATCGGGATGTAAAAGTGTTTTCTTTAGAAGGGAAACAACAATCGCGTCAGGAGAGAACTTCGAATAAAACGAGTGGCCGTACAGAAACACGAGGACACGAAGATAAAGGAATAGAAGACACCTCTACTGCTTCTAAAGAGGAGAATTTAGAGGAACAGTCTGAAAAATTTTTCACCTGTGAAAATCCCACGGCTGGTATGGCTTTTGTAGATATGGCTACTCCCTTAGTTGTAGAAAATAGTATGGAAATCGCCCCCATTGCCGTAAGTAGTATAGATTTCCAGTGGGTAGAAAACCTTATTTTAACTACCGTGGAGTCTATGATTATTTCAGAGGTCAATGGTGAGCAACTCGTCGAACTCGTATTGGATAACAATGTTTTTGTTCCTGAAGTTTTCGCTGGCACGAATTTAACATTAGTGCAATCGGGTAGTGAGCTCTCAATAAAATTCTCTAATTTCATGGATGCAACACAGATGAAAGACGCTGCTGAGCTTGTTATGAACAATCCTACTCAGCTCTCTACTTTAATGAGTACTTTAAAGCAGCGCCAACTGACATTGTCAGAATTCTCTGTCGGAAGTCAAGTTGTACAATTGCCTAAACTAGAAGAGATTCAAACTCCTTTACATATGATAGCAGCAACTATGCGACATCAAGACGAAGAAAAAGATCAACAAGATCAACGTGAACAGCAAGGTGAACAGAGAGATCAGGAAACTACTCAGAAAATTAAAGAAGTTCGTTTATAA
- a CDS encoding type III secretion T3S chaperone, with product MAKYPLEPVLAIKKDRVNRAEKVVKEKRRLLELEQEKLQEKEATRDKVKNHYMQKIQQLRELLDEGTTSDAVLQIKAYIKVVAIQLAEEEEKVNKQKEVVLAAAKELEKAEANLAKRRKEEEKTRLHKEAWMKEALKEEARAEEKEQDEMGQLLYQLHQKKQRESGGR from the coding sequence GTGGCAAAATACCCACTTGAACCTGTTCTCGCTATTAAGAAAGATCGTGTAAATAGAGCAGAAAAAGTTGTTAAGGAGAAACGGCGTCTTTTAGAATTAGAACAAGAGAAACTACAAGAAAAAGAAGCAACACGCGATAAGGTTAAAAATCATTATATGCAAAAAATTCAACAACTTCGTGAACTCTTAGATGAAGGGACCACAAGCGATGCTGTTTTGCAGATTAAGGCCTATATAAAAGTTGTTGCTATACAACTCGCGGAAGAAGAAGAAAAAGTCAATAAACAAAAAGAAGTCGTTTTGGCCGCTGCTAAAGAGCTTGAAAAAGCCGAAGCGAACCTAGCTAAACGGAGAAAAGAAGAAGAAAAGACACGCTTGCACAAAGAAGCATGGATGAAAGAAGCTCTTAAAGAAGAAGCGCGCGCTGAAGAAAAAGAGCAAGATGAAATGGGGCAACTGCTTTATCAGCTGCATCAGAAAAAACAACGTGAATCAGGGGGACGTTAG